One genomic window of Phycisphaerales bacterium includes the following:
- the kdsB gene encoding 3-deoxy-manno-octulosonate cytidylyltransferase codes for MGQPRAIAIIPARMGSTRFPGKALASETGKPMVVHVCERAKLARAVANVVVATDSQAIRKAVEAYGFDAVMTSAEHPNGTSRLAEAAKTMGLKSQQPIVNVQGDEPEIEPEIVDAALIAVGQHMLPGMVNKMYRIAQLGTVATPLQPHEDAASPNLVKVVTGLIEPDLGVARGLYFSRSPIPFDRDHSSAATPLRHVGIYAYDVFSLERYVSLAQTPLERSEQLEQLRWLEHGLPIAVAVRRCSHQGIDTPEQYAAFVERFRTSQGG; via the coding sequence ATGGGTCAGCCCCGGGCCATCGCCATCATCCCCGCCCGCATGGGCTCGACGCGGTTCCCCGGCAAGGCGCTCGCGAGCGAGACCGGCAAGCCCATGGTCGTGCACGTGTGCGAGCGAGCGAAGCTGGCCCGGGCCGTCGCCAACGTCGTCGTGGCCACCGATAGCCAGGCGATCCGCAAGGCGGTCGAGGCCTACGGCTTCGACGCCGTGATGACCAGCGCGGAGCACCCCAACGGCACGAGCCGGCTGGCCGAGGCAGCTAAGACGATGGGCCTGAAGAGCCAGCAGCCGATCGTCAACGTGCAGGGGGACGAGCCAGAGATCGAGCCGGAGATCGTCGATGCGGCCCTCATCGCCGTCGGCCAGCACATGCTGCCCGGCATGGTGAACAAGATGTATCGGATCGCCCAGCTCGGCACGGTGGCGACGCCCCTGCAACCGCACGAAGACGCCGCAAGTCCGAATCTGGTCAAGGTCGTGACCGGACTCATCGAGCCAGACCTCGGCGTCGCGCGCGGCCTGTACTTCTCCCGGTCACCCATCCCGTTCGATCGAGATCACTCGTCGGCGGCCACGCCGCTGCGGCACGTGGGCATCTATGCCTACGACGTGTTCTCGCTCGAGCGATACGTGTCGCTCGCCCAGACGCCCTTGGAACGCAGCGAGCAACTCGAACAGCTCCGCTGGCTGGAACACGGCCTGCCGATCGCCGTGGCCGTCCGTCGCTGCTCGCACCAGGGCATCGACACGCCCGAGCAGTACGCGGCGTTCGTGGAACGCTTTCGGACCAGCCAAGGCGGATGA
- a CDS encoding CTP synthase, whose translation MPDQRNSNGGNDPTANDWPTPVGGGTTQPAGSMSEDARRRRADELLVQAAEGSLTTEFYSPVPSGYRRGRTKYVAVLGTVMSGLGKGIFAASAAKLLKDKGLTVAPIKMEGYLNIDSGTLNPYRHGEVFVLDDGTECDMDLGTYERMLAQNLSRRNFTTSGQIFSEVLERERLGDYLGRDVQMIPHVTGEVKRKLRELAMYGDGSGRPADVVFVEVGGTVGDYENGFYIEALRELAFEEGPRSVCFVALTYVIEAKVLGEQKSKAAQLGIQRLMEAGIQPHMIACRCDNPVTGQAMQKIAMYSNVPLRRVFSMHDRESIYLIPEEMRRDGLDREILSVLDLHDRVDMGQEDRERERWRSFVRGLTSEPEHRIRIALAGKYTDLGDAYASIDKAIEHCAANLHADIEVERFDTTDLTESRIADELSDVDAVIVPGGFGARGVDGKLAVVKHCRESGLPYLGICLGFQVAVIEYARNVLGIADAASTEFDPDSPDPVISELPEQKKIEGLGGSMRLGAQDVALTPDSLASFLFSGRQTERERFRHRYEVDPGYIDRLTEAGLVFSGRHPTQPIMQVLELPQPGHDDDYDGPTHPYFVAGQFHPELTSRPLEPQPMFMGLCAAAIARRVAMGPRDGEEAGPKEVSNLVKRWLRTPRKRTQPA comes from the coding sequence GTGCCCGACCAACGAAACTCGAATGGTGGCAACGACCCAACTGCAAACGACTGGCCCACGCCCGTCGGCGGCGGCACCACCCAGCCGGCCGGCTCGATGAGCGAGGACGCGCGGCGTCGGCGAGCTGATGAGCTGCTCGTGCAGGCGGCCGAGGGCTCGCTGACGACCGAGTTCTATTCGCCCGTGCCGTCGGGCTATCGCCGCGGGCGGACGAAGTACGTCGCGGTGCTGGGTACTGTCATGAGCGGGCTGGGCAAGGGCATCTTTGCCGCCAGCGCTGCCAAGCTGCTCAAGGACAAGGGCCTCACGGTCGCCCCCATTAAGATGGAGGGCTACCTGAACATCGACTCGGGCACGCTGAACCCCTACCGCCACGGCGAGGTGTTCGTGCTCGACGACGGCACCGAGTGCGACATGGACCTGGGCACCTACGAGCGCATGCTGGCCCAGAACCTCAGCCGGCGGAACTTCACGACCTCGGGCCAGATCTTCAGCGAGGTGCTCGAGCGCGAGCGGCTGGGCGACTACCTGGGCCGCGACGTGCAGATGATCCCCCACGTCACGGGCGAGGTGAAGCGCAAGCTCCGCGAGCTGGCCATGTATGGCGACGGGTCCGGACGCCCGGCCGACGTCGTATTCGTCGAGGTCGGCGGCACCGTGGGCGACTACGAGAACGGGTTCTACATCGAGGCCCTCCGAGAACTGGCTTTCGAAGAAGGACCGAGGTCGGTCTGCTTCGTCGCACTGACGTACGTCATCGAGGCCAAGGTCCTGGGCGAGCAGAAGAGCAAGGCGGCCCAGCTTGGCATCCAGCGGTTGATGGAAGCGGGCATCCAGCCCCACATGATCGCCTGCCGCTGCGATAATCCCGTCACTGGTCAGGCGATGCAGAAGATCGCGATGTACAGCAACGTGCCGCTGCGGCGCGTGTTCAGCATGCACGACCGCGAGAGCATCTACCTCATCCCCGAAGAGATGCGCCGCGACGGGCTCGACCGCGAGATCCTCAGCGTGCTCGACCTGCACGACCGCGTCGACATGGGCCAGGAGGACCGCGAGCGCGAGCGCTGGCGCTCGTTCGTGCGGGGGCTGACCAGCGAGCCCGAGCACCGCATCCGCATCGCGCTGGCGGGCAAGTACACCGACCTGGGCGACGCCTACGCCTCGATCGACAAGGCCATCGAGCACTGCGCGGCGAACCTGCACGCCGACATCGAGGTCGAGCGATTCGATACCACCGACCTCACCGAGTCGCGCATTGCCGACGAACTCTCGGACGTCGACGCGGTCATCGTGCCGGGTGGTTTCGGAGCCCGGGGCGTGGATGGAAAGCTGGCGGTCGTCAAGCACTGCCGCGAGTCGGGCCTGCCGTACCTGGGCATCTGCCTTGGGTTCCAGGTCGCCGTCATCGAGTATGCCCGCAACGTGCTGGGCATCGCCGATGCGGCCTCGACCGAGTTCGACCCCGACTCGCCCGACCCGGTCATCAGCGAGCTGCCCGAGCAGAAGAAGATCGAGGGCCTGGGCGGGTCGATGCGGCTTGGCGCCCAGGACGTTGCGCTCACCCCCGATTCGCTGGCGAGCTTCCTGTTCTCGGGACGCCAGACCGAGCGCGAGCGATTCCGCCACCGCTACGAGGTCGACCCGGGCTACATCGACCGGCTGACCGAGGCGGGCCTCGTCTTCAGCGGCCGCCATCCGACCCAGCCCATCATGCAGGTGCTCGAGTTGCCCCAGCCCGGCCACGATGATGATTACGACGGCCCGACGCACCCCTACTTCGTGGCCGGGCAGTTCCACCCCGAGCTCACGAGCCGGCCGCTGGAGCCCCAGCCCATGTTCATGGGCCTGTGCGCCGCCGCCATCGCGCGGCGTGTTGCGATGGGACCGCGTGACGGCGAAGAGGCCGGGCCTAAGGAAGTCTCGAACCTCGTCAAGCGATGGCTCCGCACGCCACGCAAGCGCACGCAGCCGGCCTAA